A single window of Anopheles moucheti chromosome 2, idAnoMoucSN_F20_07, whole genome shotgun sequence DNA harbors:
- the LOC128310170 gene encoding PRADC1-like protein, whose protein sequence is MTRHALSVVVAQVFGLWHRQMGLQLGASTICWLALISYVWCGANNLHMNDGVRTQDIIAGDVFFEILEPSALEYTYRLRPAKDFGGTFGISYKSPQGKLVPAIPADACSTQFENAKELIGSIALVERGHCSFLTKAINVEAIGGAAIIVTEYDTEIDDFDYYIEMVHDNTDRDTNIPAGFLHGKNGIIIRQTLKKMNLPYAIVNIPVNLTFIQPHMINQPPWLPW, encoded by the exons ATGACGCGCCACGCTTTATCCGTTGTGGTGGCTCAGGTCTTTGGATTATGGCATCGACAGATGGGACTACAATTAGGTGCTAGCACGATCTGCTGGCTGGCTTTAATATCGTACGTCTGGTGCGGTG CAAACAACCTTCACATGAATGATGGCGTACGAACGCAGGACATAATTGCGGGAGATGTGTTTTTCGAAATTTTAGAACCATCGGCCCTGGAGTACACGTACCGATTGCGGCCAGCGAAAGATTTCGGAGGAACGTTCGGAATTTCGTATAAATCTCCACAAGGGAAGCTAGTGCCGGCAATACCGGCGGATGCGTGTTCGACGCAATTCGAGAATGCCAAAGAGTTGATTGGGAGCATCGCACTCGTCGAGCGTGG TCATTGTTCCTTTTTAACGAAGGCCATCAATGTAGAAGCGATTGGTGGAGCAGCCATAATTGTGACAGAGTACGACACGGAGATAGATGATTTTGATTACTACATTGAAATGGTGCATGATAATACCGATCGCGATACGAATATCCCAGCAGGATTTTTGCATGGAAAGAACGGAATCATTATTCGACAAACGCTTAAAAAGATGAATCTGCCGTACGCGATTGTGAACATTCCCGTTAACCTCACGTTCATACAGCCGCATATGATCAACCAACCTCCTTGGTTACCATGGTGA
- the LOC128298772 gene encoding antigen 5 like allergen Cul n 1-like, translated as MQFNCIFWSLLLLAIGDGLAFDYCAASEKLCSNPGTRHVVCNGRKFSPACQRPKLIKMKPEYQAQILEYHNRLRNNLACGYFRRYAEASSMEQLHWDNKLARIAEYNARTCNFEHDQCRNTRKYRSVGQNLAINWFYGMNVTVFQALDKFQRHWFLEYGKGRQKLLDRYSQHSINAGIGHFTQMVHANTQYIGCAMVRFQGIQQGRPVTQYYLVCNYSEGNLYERPVYRKGKRCSKCKYGCADDTSYSCLCRSLVRN; from the exons ATGCAGTTCAATTGTATATTCTGGTCCTTGTTACTGCTGGCGATTGGTGATGGATTGGCTTTCGATTACTGTGCTGCTTCGGAAAAGCTATGCTCCAATCCCGGTACGCGTCACGTCGTTTGCAATGGCAGGAAGTTTTCGCCTGCCTGCCAACGTCCAAAGCTTATTAAGATGAAGCCCGAATATCAGGCTCAGATACTGGAGTACCACAACAGATTGCGGAATAATCTTGCTTGCGGATACTTTCGCCGGTACGCTGAAGCAAGCTCGATGGAGCAGTTG CACTGGGACAATAAACTGGCCCGCATAGCTGAATACAATGCGAGAACATGCAACTTTGAACACGATCAATGTCGAAATACGCGCAAATATCGCTCCGTTGGTCAAAATCTTGCCATCAATTGGTTCTACGGGATGAACGTTACTGTATTCCAAGCATTGGACAAGTTTCAACGCCACTGGTTCCTGGAGTACGGTAAAGGCCGTCAGAAACTGCTCGATCGTTACTCCCAACACTCGATAAATGCCGGCATTGGCCATTTCACACAAATGGTACACGCTAATACGCAGTACATCGGTTGTGCGATGGTACGCTTCCAAGGGATTCAGCAAGGGCGTCCGGTGACACAGTACTATCTAGTATGTAACTACTCTGAGGGCAATCTTTACGAGCGGCCCGTCTATCGCAAGGGAAAACGGTGCAGCAAGTGCAAATATGGTTGCGCCGACGACACCTCCTACAGCTGTCTGTGCCGTTCGCTCGTGCGGAACTAG
- the LOC128298771 gene encoding STE20-like serine/threonine-protein kinase, producing MSFLNNLKKVFHLGSGEAKKKRIFNNIRMDTDPADFWDMIGELGDGAFGKVYKAQNRESKQLAAAKMCTLEDEENLSDHMVEIDILSEIKHQNIVGLYEAFSIDDKLWMLIEYCDGGALDSIMVELEKPLTEAQIAYVCKHMCAGLNHLHKNKVIHRDLKAGNVLLTMDGGVKLADFGVSAKNKHTMQKHDTFIGTPYWMAPELVLCETFRDNPYDFKVDIWSLGITLIEFAQMEPPNSEMSPMRVLLKIQKSEPPKLDQPSKWTKHFNDFLARALVKDPQQRPSTDVLMGLPFISGNLDSKPIKDLLLEYKADVVEEELVDEEAEEPRNSALPLDLDDDSSSLQSQETDKLPDTPTSLSKSSRDSKESTPVPATEDDPSKPKIGPIPTPVGAAGPPGTTPLEKTPASVDTKPEIKKSQPAPPIVPAAASPVSGDVLSQPTIQNSSSSSNITGAAVNVPTPVLPVPKEVVSEAPSAGDLHSESTALIDQRKTVAAGGSSNTAAVKKGPAPPPPQTSTSPTTKQPSTLGFDGSFSKDVVPPTPPETPLTPSESEISVKALDRPDATVQGSVIPPPPPALMRMGSSGVIEEQVKSPRKEHAPTPPSDKESPKAATPPSGKPTINAHERPSSPVANQPFANSSNNNVAIPRAIHPHSSLPDDGGMDEGVKRITSTSTPSAVRNQLSHHATLMNSSSSSSTTSITINDATVLSDPSNSLASNVAQVTVVTSHPPVIIDNSIPLPTAASATVASSGTSSSASSTKSFGSSQQRRSRVISPPGIGAHDEVIIVSNELNKTHVNESSTDDDFQSLDSLENVSPRHHSIRTPSQSASGRAIARKLDESEVLIVSSGFDDRRDVLLVDDMNAGSPDRDVDAYGDGDAFNASSNNLLNNSNKLLLDTSHVSVVTVGEEEIKVKDSSQHHPQLINNPRMSPHHYHHDSTSDLSNVSCGPSESSDDVKVDIVVGAGGRQQMSQQQQAQQHLHQQQRSPSGSSISLPSQTGKGGTGGGSIINGNRYNGGTEFHESREDVSIIVNKRKIEKSRISPDSSVGSLEGGGSVRSASTPIHQNHHPHQHGGMAGVVIAGTHHQRTGSSGTAPSAISSKHLHDRSDAESIATTTSHDSREHAAVELDEEVTLRRKPVLDLEDEKVPSSVGGTVSSGSSTLVSSVGGTSVATTTAGTPGVVGAPATAATGTGGTAAGGNGTAGIKQKANRNFTKEELHLQNLKKKTRKRTRKFEIDGVQVTTTTSKVIYSDEDNNKLYDDHLFRKQELRELKMLQKQEKKQFYDLQGKEAIAKEQQEKKFEQERLQLERTFEADMDVLARQHRQTVEKFEQQQEAELRNTSKKIRAEQERDLKLFRDSLKQEIRLLKQEVDLLPKEKRKDEFRKRKTQMEFEHEEREKAFLSSLSENHELALRRISEIYREKLSATDKGYLQQKQTAMRTREAMLWELEEKHIHDKHQLAKRHVKDICFMQRHQMIIRHEKELDQIKRMITRKEEELLKRQTIERRALPKRIRAERKARDMMFRESLRISMTTDPEVERDKLKKFQEQEKKRYNQEQLRFETKHSKQLEELRATSEGSIRELEQLQNEKRKQLLEHETAKLRECDEALQKELREWKAQLMPRKQAIEKHLSRMVDEYEDRWGPVDRREFDGDFTVPPELRNRTNSLNTLSLRLLNITRSRTFLTLPTMANGGVAGGGYVGGGSGGNSNRNSIHSSVPDLSRSMPNTPNSGHKLSLASSYDSVLEENEGENQPPTMSTGRSGRGSSYQHPSAIKYIHTNDSVVAGNVHVRRKSEDMLSGKSRSTRVPIKSFLHSNTPSRNEYGGTGPSGYYGADYGGSRVTPTGPMAYYSDSKDRVVSIRVNNQAINRKPANIFEGMTNRSNIPQPHTSSGGTIPRRTSAGWGPSRLGENTFATASDANINRLTTFSSARGGLPLPTTNGGGGRNTATPGLKLSPSTPVLLAPSKDDDTAV from the exons ATGTCGTTCCTAAACAATCTGAAGAAGGTGTTTCACCTGGGCAGCGGAGAGGCGAAGAAGAAACGCATCTTCAACAACATCCGCATGGATACGGACCCGGCCGACTTTTGGGACATGATAGGCGAGCTTGGTGATGGTGCATTTGGCAAGGTTTACAAGGCACAGAACAGAGAATCAAAGCAGCTGGCCGCCGCCAAGATGTGCACATTGGAAGATGAGGAGAATCTGAGCGATCATATGGTCGAGATTGATATCCTGTCTGAGATCAAGCATCAAAATATTGTCGGTCTGTATGAAGCGTTCTCGATCGACGATAAACTGTGG ATGCTGATAGAATATTGTGATGGTGGTGCCTTAGATAGTATTATGGTGGAGCTAGAGAAACCTCTCACCGAGGCGCAGATTGCTTACGTATGCAAGCACATGTGCGCCGGACTGAACCATTTACACAAGAACAAGGTGATACACCGGGACTTGAAGGCCGGCAACGTGTTGCTGACAATGGACGGTGGCGTTAAACTTG cgGATTTTGGTGTTTCGGCCAAGAACAAGCATACAATGCAAAAGCACGACACATTTATCGGTACACCGTACTGGATGGCACCGGAGTTAGTGCTGTGCGAAACGTTCCGGGACAATCCGTACGACTTCAAAGTCGATATCTGGTCGCTCGGCATCACCTTGATTGAGTTTGCTCAGATGGAACCACCAAACAGTGAGATGTCTCCAATGCGGGTGCTGCTCAAGATACAGAAAAGCGAACCACCCAAGTTGGATCAACCGTCTAAGTGGACGAAACACTTTAACGATTTTCTCGCGCGTGCGCTTGTAAAG GATCCTCAGCAAAGGCCGTCAACAGACGTGCTAATGGGATTACCGTTCATTAGTGGTAATTTAGACTCGAAACCCATCAAGGACCTTCTACTCGAGTATAAGGCGGATGTCGTCGAGGAGGAACTGGTAGACGAAGAAGCAGAG GAACCCCGCAATTCTGCTCTTCCGCTCGACTTGGATGATGATTCTTCATCCTTGCAGAGTCAAGAAACTGATAAGC TTCCAGATACACCTACATCCCTATCGAAGTCATCCAGGGATTCGAAAGAGTCTACTCCCGTTCCTGCCACCGAAGATGATCCCAGCAAGCCGAAAATTGGCCCAATACCGACACCAGTCGGTGCGGCAGGTCCGCCGGGCACGACACCGCTGGAGAAAACACCAGCTAGCGTAGATACTAAACCGGAAATCAAAAAATCCCAACCAGCGCCGCCAATCGTTCCGGCCGCCGCATCTCCAGTCAGTGGAGACGTTTTATCGCAACCAACGATCCAAAATTCTTCGTCTTCATCGAATATCACTGGTGCAGCGGTAAATGTTCCCACTCCTGTGTTACCCGTGCCTAAGGAAGTTGTATCTGAAGCACCTTCTGCGGGAGATTTACATTCAGAGTCAACGGCTTTAATTGATCAAAGGAAGACTGTTGCAGCAGGTGGATCGTCTAACACTGCTGCTGTCAAGAAAGgaccggcaccaccaccaccacaaacaTCAACATCTCCAACGACCAAACAACCTTCAACCTTAGGATTCGATGGATCCTTTTCCAAGGATGTTGttccaccaacaccacctGAAACGCCACTAACACCATCGGAAAGTGAAATCTCCGTAAAGGCGCTAGACCGTCCAGATGCCACAGTGCAGGGCAGTGTAataccgccaccaccaccggctcTAATGCGAATGGGAAGTAGTGGTGTGATTGAAGAACAAGTGAAGTCTCCCCGTAAGGAACATGCACCGACACCACCGTCTGATAAAGAAAGTCCCAAGGCTGCCACTCCACCGAGTGGAAAACCAACGATTAACGCCCATGAGCGTCCTTCGTCACCGGTAGCAAATCAACCATTTGCTAACTCTAGTAATAACAATGTTGCCATTCCGAGAGCGATTCACCCGCATTCATCTCTACCAGACGATGGTGGAATGGACGAGGGAGTAAAAAGGATTACGTCCACCTCAACGCCATCTGCGGTACGAAATCAATTGTCTCATCATGCTACCCTGATGAATAGTTCATCATCTTCTTCCACTACATCCATTACCATCAACGATGCGACCGTACTCTCCGACCCTTCAAACAGCTTGGCAAGCAATGTGGCACAGGTGACGGTTGTCACGAGTCACCCACCGGTGATAATTGACAACTCAATTCCCTTACCAACAGCGGCATCGGCAACAGTTGCGTCTTCTGGCACTTCCTCTTCTGCCTCATCGACGAAATCTTTCGGTTCGTCGCAGCAACGTCGTTCACGTGTCATATCTCCACCTGGTATAGGCGCCCACGATGAGGTGATTATCGTGTCAAACGAGCTCAACAAAACGCACGTAAACGAATCTTCGACCGATGATGACTTTCAGTCATTGGACAGTCTGGAAAACGTTTCCCCGCGCCATCATTCTATCCGTACACCGTCGCAGTCGGCAAGTGGACGAGCGATCGCGAGAAAGTTGGATGAAAGCGAAGTGCTTATTGTTAGCTCCGGCTTCGACGATCGTCGTGATGTGCTCCTTGTGGATGATATGAATGCTGGGTCACCGGATCGTGATGTGGATGCGTACGGCGATGGCGATGCGTTTAATGCGAGCAGCAATAATCTACTGAATAACAGCAATAAACTTTTGCTGGATACTAGTCATGTATCGGTAGTAACGGTAGGAGAAGAGGAAATCAAGGTGAAGGATTCCTCTCAGCATCATCCGCAGCTGATCAATAATCCGCGTATGTCCCCTCACCACTACCATCACGATTCTACTAGTGACTTGTCGAACGTTAGCTGCGGTCCGAGTGAATCTAGTGACGATGTGAAGGTAGACATAGTGGTCGGTGCTGGTGGTCGTCAACAGATGTCCCAACAGCAACAAGCTCAACAGCATTTGCACCAGCAGCAAAGGTCACCCTCCGGTTCCTCTATATCACTTCCTAGCCAAACGGGCAAAGGTGGCACTGGGGGAGGTAGTATTATCAATGGCAATAGATATAACGGTGGCACTGAGTTCCATGAAAGCCGCGAGGATGTTAGTATAATAGTGAATAAGCGAAAGATTGAAAAGTCTCGGATTTCACCGGATAGTAGTGTCGGTTCACTTGAAGGTGGTGGATCGGTTCGTTCGGCAAGTACGCCCATTCACCAGAATCATCATCCGCATCAGCATGGCGGAATGGCAGGCGTTGTGATCGCTGGAACTCATCATCAACGAACGGGTAGCAGTGGAACGGCACCATCGGCAATATCATCAAAACATCTTCACGATCGTAGCGATGCGGAAAGCATTGCAACTACCACTAGTCACGATAGTCGCGAACATGCAGCAGTCGAGCTGGACGAAGAGGTGACTCTCCGCCGGAAGCCTGTTCTTGATCTCGAAGATGAAAAGGTACCATCTTCCGTTGGCGGTACAGTGTCGTCCGGATCATCCACTTTGGTTAGTAGTGTCGGTGGTACTAGCGTCGCTACGACAACAGCAGGAACTCCTGGAGTTGTTGGTGCGCCTGCCACAGCTGCTACTGGTACTGGAGGAACAGCTGCCGGTGGTAATGGTACGGCtggcataaaacaaaaagctaaCCGAAACTTCACCAAGGAAGAATTACATCTGCAAAATCTGAAGAAGAAAACGCGAAAACGAACGCGTAAATTCGAAATCGATGGAGTACAAGTGACGACCACCACAAGCAAGGTGATTTACAGTGATGAGGATAACAACAAGCTGTACGACGATCATCTGTTCCGCAAGCAAGAACTACGCGAGTTGAAGATGCTACAGAAGCAGGagaaaaaacagttttacgaCCTGCAGGGTAAAGAAGCGATCGCCAAAGAGCAGCAAGAGAAGAAATTCGAGCAGGAGCGACTACAGCTAGAACGTACGTTCGAGGCAGATATGGACGTGCTGGCCCGCCAGCATCGACAAACGGTAGAAAAAttcgagcagcagcaagaagCAGAACTGCGCAACACATCCAAGAAGATACGTGCTGAACAGGAACGAGATCTGAAGCTT TTCCGCGACAGCTTGAAGCAAGAAATACGACTGTTAAAACAGGAAGTGGATCTATTGCcgaaggaaaagcgaaaagatGAGTTCCGTAAGCGAAAAACACAGATGGAGTTTGAACACGAGGAGCGCGAAAAAGCGTTTTTGTCATCGCTATCGGAAAATCATGAGCTTGCTCTGCGGCGAATCAGTGAAATCTATCGCGAAAAGCTATCCGCTACCGACAAAGGTTACctgcaacaaaagcaaacg GCAATGAGAACGAGGGAAGCAATGCTGTGGGAGCTAGAAGAGAAACATATCCACGACAAGCATCAACTGGCTAAGCGCCACGTGAAAGATATATGTTTCATGCAGCGGCACCAGATGATTATCCGGCACGAAAAGGAGTTGGATCAAATTAAGCG TATGATCACCCGTAAGGAAGAGGAATTGTTGAAGCGACAAACGATCGAAAGGCGAGCCCTGCCAAAGAGAATCCGTGCCGAGCGCAAGGCTCGCGATATGATGTTCCGTGAATCGTTGCGCATTTCAATGACCACCGATCCGGAGGTGGAACGGGATAAACTAAAGAAG TTCCAAGAGCAAGAAAAGAAACGGTACAACCAGGAGCAGTTGCGTTTTGAAACgaaacacagcaaacagctTGAAGAACTTAGAGCTACCTCAGAGGGATCGATTAG GGAACTGGAGCAATTGCAGAATGAAAAACGGAAGCAATTGCTGGAACACGAAACCGCTAAACTTCGGGAATGCGATGAAGCGTTGCAAAAGGAGTTGCGCGAATGGAAGGCGCAACTGATGCCACGCAAACAG GCCATTGAGAAGCATCTGAGCCGCATGGTGGACGAGTACGAGGACCGTTGGGGTCCAGTTGATCGTCGTGAATTCGATGGTGATTTTACCGTGCCGCCGGAGCTGCGCAATCGCACCAATTCCCTCAATACCCTTTCCCTCCGGCTGCTGAACATCACGCGCTCCCGTACGTTCCTAACGCTTCCCACGATGGCAAACGGtggtgttgctggtggtggatacgttggtggtggtagcgGTGGTAATTCTAACCGAAACAGTATACACAGCTCGGTACCGGATCTTAGTCGGTCTATGCCGAACACGCCAAACTCAGGGCATAAACTTTCGCTTGCATCGTCATACGATTCCGTGTTGGAAGAGAACGAGGGTGAAAATCAACCTCCGACGATGAGCACGGGACGTAGCGGTAGAGGAAGTAGCTATCAACATCCGTCCGCTATCAAGTATATTCACACGAACGATTCGGTGGTGGCAGGCAATGTCCACGTGAGACGTAAATCGGAGGATATGCTTTCGGGAAAATCGCGATCTACGCGCGTTCCAATCAAATCTTTCCTTCACTCGAACACACCAAGCCGGAACGAGTATGGCGGTACTGGACCGTCTGGGTACTACGGTGCTGATTATGGTGGATCTCGTGTGACACCAACTGGACCAATGGCGTATTATTCCGATTCGAAGGACCGTGTTGTATCGATCCGCGTGAACAATCAGGCGATTAATCGCAAGCCGGCAAACATATTCGAGGGTATGACTAATCGCTCGAATATACCACAACCGCACACGTCGTCCGGCGGAACAATACCGCGTCGTACGTCCGCTGGTTGGGGCCCGAGTCGACTCGGGGAGAACACGTTTGCTACCGCATCCGACGCGAACATCAATCGTCTGACAACGTTCAGTTCTGCACGTGGAGGTCTTCCACTTCCGACAACGAATGGAGGCGGTGGTCGCAACACTGCCACCCCGGGATTGAAATTATCACCTTCGACTCCAGTGTTACTTGCACCGAGTAAGGATGATGACACGGCGGTATAA